The Clostridiisalibacter paucivorans DSM 22131 genome segment AAAGAATTATCCTTCGCTAATTATTCTATAAGTATATTTTAGCCTTAGGATATCTCTTTGTAAAAGTGTAATAAGAAATAAAATAAATTAATATGCTTAGAACACTTTTAAGAGTGGTTCTAAACATATTATACGAGGAGGTAACTTAATGAATAATAAAAGACATTTAATTTCACCTATGGATTTTTCTAAAGGAGAAATAGATGATTTACTGGAATTAGGAGAAAAGATAGCTAAAGACCCAAAGGAATATGCTAATGTATGTAGTGGTAAAATATTGGGTAGCCTATTCTTCGAACCTTCAACTAGAACAAGACTTAGTTTTGAAGCAGCTATGAATAGATTAGGTGGTAATGTAATAGGATTTTCTGAGGTGGCTTCATCTTCTGTGACTAAAGGAGAATCCACACAGGACACAATAAGAACCATATCGGGATATACTGACATAATAGCAATGAGACATCCTATAGAAGGAGCGCCAAAGGCTGCAAGTTTTACATCTTATGTACCTGTTATTAATGCGGGTGATGGAAGTCACCTTCATCCAACCCAAACATTGACAGATTTACTCACGATAAAAGCGTTGAAAGGACATATATCAAATTTTAAGATTGGACTTTGTGGTGATTTAAAGTTCGGAAGAACAGTCCATTCCCTCGTCAAGGCGTTATCTCTATATGAAAATATACAATTCGTATTTATTTCCCCAACGGAACTTCAAATGCCTCAATATATAAAATCTCATGTAAAAAATAAATATTGTGAAGTAAGGAATATAGAGGATTGTATAGAGGATTTAGATATACTCTATATGACTAGAGTTCAAAAAGAGAGATTTTGTTCTGAACAAGAATACTTGAGATTAAAGGATAGTTATATTCTTGATAGATATAAATTAAGTAAAGCGAAAAAAGATATGTTGATATTACATCCATTGCCAAGGTTAAATGAAATAAATGTAGACGTAGATGAAGATTCTAGGGCAGTATATTTTCAACAGACCAAGTATGGAATGTATATAAGGATGGCATTGATAATGAAACTATTGGGACTTAGTGAAAAGTCTCTTAATCCGATAAAAATACCAGAAGAAAGAATTAGGCTTTATGATTGTAAATGTGGAAATTCTAAGTGTATTACAAATACAGAAAATGTTGAGCCATTATTTTATCATATAGACAAAGATACCTATGGATGTTTATATTGTGATAATAAAGTGAAAGGCAGGGAAATACATCATGATATTGCTAATTAAGAATGTTCATATAGTGGATGGGGAACAGAGTATATATGGCAATATATGTATAAAAGATGGCATTGTGCATAAGGTGATAAAGCACGCAGATATTATTAATTATGAAGATATAGATATAGTAATAGATGGAATGGGAAAAACATTGATGCCATCTTTTATAGATATGCATACTCATTTGAGAGAACCAGGGTATGAATATAAAGAAACCATGTTTACAGGGCAGAAGGCAGCACTAAGTGGGGGATATACCATATTATGTCCAATGGCCAATACCAATCCCCCTTGTGACAATGAAGTAGTAATGAAATATATAAAAGAAAAAGCAAATGAACAGAGTTTATGTGATATATATCAAATATCAGCTGTAACAAAGGGTTTACAAGGGAAAGAACTTATAGATTTTGAGACAATGAAGGAAGCAACTCAATTATTTTCAGATGATGGGTATTCGATAATGAATCAAGAAATTATGGAGAGGGCATTAATGGCCTCTAGAGAGTTTGATATAAAGATATTGACCCATTGTCAGCCTGAATCACAGTTGATTAAAAGGGACTTAAAGATACTGGAAGATTTTGGCGGAAATCTACACATATGTCATGTAAGTGAAAAGGAAAGTATAGGAGAAATAGTGAGGGCCAAAAATAGAGGAAGTAAATTTACCTGTGAAGTAACTCCACATCATATATTTTCTCATGATCTAGATTATAGGGTAAATCCACCTATTGGAGACAAGGAAGACAATAGAGCGATAATGAATGCAATAAAAAAAGGATATATAGATATTATAGCAACAGACCATGCCCCTCATAGTAAAGAGGATAAGAAAAAAGGGAGCCCAGGTATATCTAATATAGAGGTTGCATTTGCTATGGTCAATAAGAAATTCAAAGAATGGGATATAGAATTGACTGTGTTAAGTAGAATGATGAGTAAAATTCCAGGCGAAATACTGGGCTTAAATAGTGGTTTGATAAAGGAAGGGTATGAGGCCAATCTGGTCTTAATAGATGATAATCACCAATACAAGATAGATAAAGATACATTTATATCTAAAGGCAAGAATACACCCTTTAATGATATGTATGTACAAGGCAAGATATTGTTTACTATGAAAAGAGGAAAAATATTATATAAAGGAGAGGAATTTTGTGGATAGAGATATTTTCAACCTGTTAAAAGAAGGAGAAGCAGTATTAGAAGGGCATTTTAAATTGTCATCGGGAAATCATAGCAATATGTATATACAATGTGCTAAGGCATTACAAAATCCTAAAAGAGCTGAAAAATTGATGAGATATATAAAAGAACAGATTAAAGATTTAGATATAGATTTAATAGTGGGACCAGCAATGGGAGGAATAATTGCTGCATATGAACTGGCAAGACAAATGGATAAAGATGCCATATTTACTGAAAGAAAAGATGGAATTATGCAGTTGAGAAGAGGATTTTCAGTGAAAAAAGGGCAAAAGATACTTATATGTGAAGATGTAATTACTACAGGAAAGTCTTCTTATGAAGTTAAAAGGTTATTAGAAAGCATGGGGGCAGAAGTGGTTGGTTTGGCATGTATAGTAGATAGGAGAGCCTCAGATTGCAAATTTGATTTAGATATATATAGTGCAATAAAATTAGAAATAGAAATATATGAACCAGGTGATTGTAAATTATGTGATAAAGGATTAGAGTTAGAAAGCCCAGGAAGCAGATTTATAAAGTAATGTTTCAGCTACTTTAATTTGATTCTGAGAGGTCAAAAAGGAGTGATTTGTATTGAAGGCTAAATTGATATTAGAAAATGGAATGATATTTGAAGGAAATGCATTTGGATATTTAAAGGAATCTGTGGGAGAAGTGGTATTTAATACAGGTATGACAGGATATCAGGAAATACTTACAGATCCATCATATTATGGACAAATAGTGACATTGACTTACCCTCTCATAGGAAATTATGGAATAAATTTAGATGATATGGAGTCCAATAGCCCCAAGGTAAATGCAATTGTAGTTAGAGAATATGCAAAGCACCCTAATAATTTTCGATGTGAAATGGATTTAGAAGGTTATTTAAAATCCAATAGTATAATAGGACTTTATGATATAGATACTAGAGCTCTCACTAGGACAATAAGAGACCAGGGTACTATGAAGGGAATAATAGCCCTTAGAGATTTAACTGAAAGTCAAATAAAAAATAAATTTGATAATT includes the following:
- a CDS encoding dihydroorotase — translated: MILLIKNVHIVDGEQSIYGNICIKDGIVHKVIKHADIINYEDIDIVIDGMGKTLMPSFIDMHTHLREPGYEYKETMFTGQKAALSGGYTILCPMANTNPPCDNEVVMKYIKEKANEQSLCDIYQISAVTKGLQGKELIDFETMKEATQLFSDDGYSIMNQEIMERALMASREFDIKILTHCQPESQLIKRDLKILEDFGGNLHICHVSEKESIGEIVRAKNRGSKFTCEVTPHHIFSHDLDYRVNPPIGDKEDNRAIMNAIKKGYIDIIATDHAPHSKEDKKKGSPGISNIEVAFAMVNKKFKEWDIELTVLSRMMSKIPGEILGLNSGLIKEGYEANLVLIDDNHQYKIDKDTFISKGKNTPFNDMYVQGKILFTMKRGKILYKGEEFCG
- the pyrE gene encoding orotate phosphoribosyltransferase, with amino-acid sequence MDRDIFNLLKEGEAVLEGHFKLSSGNHSNMYIQCAKALQNPKRAEKLMRYIKEQIKDLDIDLIVGPAMGGIIAAYELARQMDKDAIFTERKDGIMQLRRGFSVKKGQKILICEDVITTGKSSYEVKRLLESMGAEVVGLACIVDRRASDCKFDLDIYSAIKLEIEIYEPGDCKLCDKGLELESPGSRFIK